The following are encoded in a window of Solibacillus sp. FSL R7-0668 genomic DNA:
- a CDS encoding transposase produces the protein MSKRPTPEYKEYVIKLVVEEGKKATQLAYELGIGESSIRRWVKEYRDQKAAETEGIQYVTPTELKRMQNDYEKKLCALEEENAILKKAMHIFAKNQP, from the coding sequence ATGAGTAAAAGACCCACACCAGAGTACAAAGAGTATGTCATAAAGCTTGTAGTGGAAGAAGGGAAAAAAGCCACTCAACTAGCCTATGAGTTAGGAATTGGAGAATCTTCTATTCGACGCTGGGTAAAAGAATATCGCGATCAAAAGGCAGCCGAAACAGAGGGTATTCAGTATGTCACACCGACAGAGTTAAAACGAATGCAAAATGATTATGAAAAGAAATTGTGTGCACTCGAGGAGGAAAATGCCATCTTAAAAAAGGCGATGCACATCTTTGCGAAAAACCAGCCGTAA